A single Oncorhynchus mykiss isolate Arlee chromosome 24, USDA_OmykA_1.1, whole genome shotgun sequence DNA region contains:
- the LOC110504016 gene encoding clathrin heavy chain 1 isoform X3: MAQILPIRFQEHLQLQNLGINPANIGFSTLTMESDKFICIREKVGEQAQVVIIDMADPNTPIRRPISADSAIMNPASKVIALKDAAKTLQIFNIEMKSKMKAHTMTDDVTFWKWISLNTVALVTDNAVYHWSMEGDSQPAKVFDRHSSLAGCQIINYRTDAKQKWLLLIGISAQQNRVVGAMQLYSVDRKVSQPIEGHAAGFAQFKMEGNTEESTLFCFAVRGQAGGKLHIIEVGTPPTGNQPFPKKAVDVFFPPEAQNDFPVAMQISSKQDVVFLITKYGYIHLYDLETGTCIYMNRISGETIFVTAPHEPTAGIIGVNRKGQVLSVCVEEENIIPYITNVLQNPDLALRMAVRNNLAGAEELFARKFNTLFAAGNYSEAAKVAANAPKGILRTPDTIRKFQSVPAQPGQTSPLLQYFGILLDQGQLNKFESLELCRPVLQQGRKQLLEKWLKEDKLECSEELGDLVKSVDPTLALSVYLRANVPNKVIQCFAETGQFQKIVLYAKKVGYTPDWMFLLRNVMRISPEQGLQFSQMLVQDEEPLADITQIVDVFMEYNLIQQCTSFLLDALKNNRPAEGPLQTRLLEMNLVHAPQVADAILGNQMFTHYDRAHVAQLCEKAGLLQRALEHYTDLYDIKRAVVHTHLLNPEWLVNFFGSLSVEDSLECLRAMLSANIRQNLQICVQVASKYHEQLSTNSLTELFESFKSFEGLFYFLGSIVNFSQDPEVHFKYIQAACKTGQIKEVERICRESNCYDPERVKNFLKEAKLTDQLPLIIVCDRFDFVHDLVLYLYRNTLQKYIEIYVQKVNPSRLPVVIGGLLDVDCAEDVIKNLILVVKGQFSTDELVAEVEKRNRLKLLLPWLEARIHDGCEEPATHNALAKIYIDSNNNPERFLRENTFYDSRVVGKYCEKRDPHLACVAYERGQCDQELINVCNENSLFKSLSRYLVRRKDPELWASVLLETNPFRRPLIDQVVQTALSETQDPEEVSVTVKAFMTADLPNELIELLEKIVLDNSVFSEHRNLQNLLILTAIKADRTRVMEYINRLDNYDAPDIANIAISNELFEEAFAIFRKFDVNTSAVQVLIEHIGNLDRAYEFAERCNEPPVWSQLAKAQLQKGLVKEAIDSYIKADDPSAYMEVGQAAAQSGNWEDLVKFLQMARKKSRESYVETELIFALAKTNRLAELEEFINGPNNAHIQQVGDRCYDERMYDAAKLLYNNVSNFGRLASTLVHLGEYQAAVDGARKANSTRTWKEVCFACVDGKEFRLAQMCGLHIVVHADELEELINYYQDRAYFEELITMLEAALGLERAHMGMFTELAILYSKFKPQKMREHLELFWSRVNIPKVLRAAEQAHLWAELVFLYDKYEEFDNAIITMMSHPSDAWKEGQFKDIVTKVANVELYYKAIQFYLEFKPLLLNDLLIVLSPRLDHTRAVNFFMKTKQLSLVKPYLRSVQNHNNKGVNEALNNLFITEEDYAALRASIDAYDNFDNITLAQGLEKHELIEFRRIAAYLFKGNNRWKQSVELCKKDKLYKDAMQYASESKDVELAEELLAWFLEEDKKECFAACLFTCYDLLRPDVVLETAWRHNIMDFSMPYFIQVMREYLSKVDKLDASESLRKQEEQNTESQPIVYGTPQLMLTSGPGQAVPPQPGYGGYGYPAAPAGYGQPPQPGFGYGM, from the exons ATGGCACAAATACTACCTATCCGATTCCAGGAGCACTTGCAG CTCCAGAACCTGGGGATCAACCCAGCTAACATTGGATTCAGCACCCTGACTATGGAGTCTGATAAGTTCATCTGTataagagagaaggtgggcgagcAGGCACAGGTGGTCATCATTGATATGGCCGACCCCAACACTCCCATCCGTAGACCCATCTCTGCAGATAGCGCCATCATGAACCCTGCTAGCAAAGTTATTGCCCTCAAAG ACG CTGCAAAAACCCTCCAGATTTTCAACATTGAGATGAAGAGCAAGATGAAGGCTCACACCATGACTGATGATGTCACTTTCTGGAAGTGGATCTCCCTCAACACTGTAGCACTTGTCACAGACAATGCTGTCTACCATTGGAGCATGGAGGGAGACTCCCAGCCAGCCAAAGTCTTTGACCGACACTCCAGCCTTGCAGGCTGTCAAATCATCAACTACCGCACCGACGCCAAACAGAAATGGCTGCTTCTCATTGGGATTTCAGCACAG CAAAACCGTGTGGTGGGAGCCATGCAGCTGTACTCTGTGGACAGGAAGGTGTCCCAGCCCATTGAGGGCCACGCCGCAGGCTTTGCCCAGTTCAAAATGGAGGGCAACACAGAGGAATCCACACTGTTCTGCTTCGCTGTCCGAGGGCAAGCTGGAGGAAAG TTACACATAATTGAAGTGGGGACCCCACCAACAGGCAATCAGCCATTTCCAAAGAAGGCAGTGGATGTGTTCTTCCCTCCTGAGGCCCAGAATGACTTCCCTGTAGCTATGCAG atcAGCTCTAAGCAGGATGTTGTCTTTCTCATCACCAAATATGGCTACATCCACCTGTATGACCTGGAGACTGGCACCTGTATTTACATGAACAGGATCAGCGGGGAGACCATCTTTGTTACAGCCCCACATGAACCAACCGCTGGCATCATTGGAGTCAACAGGAAAGGACAG gtgttgtctgtgtgtgtggaggaggagaacATCATCCCCTACATCACCAACGTGCTCCAGAACCCAGACCTGGCCCTTCGTATGGCTGTGCGCAACAACCTGGCTGGGGCCGAGGAGCTGTTCGCCCGCAAGTTCAACACCCTGTTCGCTGCAGGGAACTACTCTGAGGCTGCCAAGGTGGCCGCCAATGCTCCCAAG GGTATCCTGCGTACCCCAGACACCATCCGTAAATTCCAGAGTGTGCCGGCCCAGCCGGGCCAGACCTCTCCCCTGCTGCAGTACTTTGGCATCCTGCTGGACCAGGGCCAGCTCAACAAGTTTGAGTCCCTGGAGCTGTGCAGGCCCGTCTTACAGCAGGGACGCAAGCAGCTGCTGGAGAAATGGCTGAAAGAGGACAAG CTGGAGTGTTCTGAGGAGCTGGGGGACCTGGTGAAGTCAGTGGATCCCACTCTGGCCCTCAGCGTCTACCTCAGGGCCAACGTGCCCAACAAGGTCATCCAGTGCTTCGCTGAGACCGGACAGTTCCAGAAAATTGTCCTCTATGCCAAAAAG GTGGGCTACACCCCAGACTGGATGTTCCTGCTGAGGAACGTGATGAGAATCAGTCCAGAACAAGGCCTGCAGTTCTCCCAGATGCTGGTGCAGGACGAGGAGCCGCTGGCTGACATCACACAG ATCGTTGACGTGTTTATGGAGTATAACCTGATCCAGCAGTGTACCTCCTTCCTCCTGGATGCCCTGAAGAACAACAGGCCTGCTGAGGGGCCTCTGCAGACACGCCTGCTGGAGATGAATCTGGTCCACGCCCCACAG GTGGCTGATGCCATCCTGGGCAACCAGATGTTCACCCACTACGACCGTGCCCACGTTGCCCAGCTGTGTGAGAAGGCTGGCCTGCTGCAGAGGGCTCTGGAGCATTACACCGACCTGTACGACATCAAACGGGCTGTGGTGCACACACACCTGCTCAACCCTGAG TGGCTGGTGAACTTTTTTGGCTCCCTATCAGTGGAGGACTCTCTGGAGTGTCTTCGGGCCATGCTGTCGGCCAACATCCGTCAGAACCTGCAGATCTGTGTCCAGGTGGCCTCTAAGTACCACGAGCAGCTCTCCACCAACTCCCTCACCGAGCTCTTTGAGTCCTTCAAGAGCTTCGAAG GTCTGTTCTACTTCCTGGGTTCCATCGTTAACTTCAGCCAGGACCCAGAGGTCCACTTCAAGTACATCCAGGCCGCCTGTAAGACGGGACAGATCAAAGAggtggagaggatctgcagagagagcAACTGCTACGACCCCGAACGAGTCAAGAACTTCCTCAAG GAAGCTAAGCTGACTGATCAGCTCCCCCTGATCATCGTGTGTGACCGCTTCGACTTTGTCCACGACCTGGTCCTCTACTTGTACCGCAACACCCTGCAGAAATACATTGAGATCTATGTGCAGAAG GTGAACCCCAGCCGTCTGCCGGTGGTGATTGGAGGGCTGCTGGATGTGGACTGTGCTGAGGATGTGATTAAGAACCTGATcctggtggtgaaaggacagttctCCACTGATGAACTGGTGGCTGAGGTGGAGAAGAGGAACAG ACTGAAACTGCTCCTACCCTGGCTGGAGGCCCGTATCCACGATGGCTGTGAGGAGCCAGCTACCCACAATGCCCTGGCCAAGATCTACATCGACAGCAACAACAACCCAGAGCGCTTCCTGCGTGAGAACACCTTCTACGACAGCCGCGTGGTGGGCAAGTACTGTGAGAAGAGGGACCCCCACCTGGCTTGCGTGGCCTACGAGAGAGGACAGTGTGATCAGGAGCTCATTAAT GTGTGCAATGAGAACTCCCTGTTCAAGAGTCTGTCTCGCTACCTGGTTCGCCGTAAAGACCCTGAGCTGTGGGCCAGTGTGCTGCTGGAGACTAACCCATTCAGAAGACCCCTCATCGACCAG GTTGTTCAGACTGCCCTGTCTGAGACCCAGGACCCAGAGGAGGTTTCAGTCACAGTCAAGGCCTTCATGACTGCAGACCTCCCCAACGAACTCATTGAGCTGCTGGAGAAGATCGTTCTGGATAACTCAGTCTTCAGTGAACACAG AAACCTTCAGAACCTGCTGATTCTAACAGCCATCAAGGCAGACCGTACCCGTGTGATGGAGTACATCAACCGCCTGGACAACTACGACGCCCCTGACATCGCAAACATCGCCATCAGCAACGAGCTCTTTGAGGAGGCATTCGCCATCTTCAGGAAGTTTGACGTCAACACCTCTGCCGTGCAG GTTCTGATTGAGCACATTGGGAACCTGGACCGGGCCTATGAGTTTGCTGAGCGCTGCAATGAGCCTCCAGTGTGGAGCCAGCTGGCCAAGGCTCAGCTCCAGAAGGGTCTGGTGAAGGAGGCCATCGACTCCTACATCAAGGCTGACGACCCCTCTGCCTACATGGAGGTGGGCCAAGCTGCAGCCCAGAGCG GTAACTGGGAGGACCTAGTGAAGTTCCTTCAGATGGCCCGTAAGAAGTCCCGTGAGTCCTACGTGGAGACCGAGCTCATCTTCGCCCTGGCCAAGACCAACCGCCTGGCTGAACTGGAGGAGTTCATCAATGGACCCAACAACGCCCACATCCAACAG GTGGGTGACAGGTGTTATGATGAGAGGATGTATGATGCGGCTAAGCTGCTCTACAACAATGTGTCCAACTTCGGGCGGCTAGCGTCCACCCTGGTCCACCTGGGAGAGTATCAGGCCGCCGTGGACGGAGCCCGCAAGGCCAACAGCACCCGCACCTGGAAAGAGGTGTGCTTTGCCTGTGTGGATGGGAAAGAGTTCCGCCTGGCCCAGATGTGTGGCCTGCACATCGTTGTCCATGCTGATGAACTGGAGGAGCTCATCAATTACTACCAG GACCGTGCTTACTTTGAGGAGCTGATCACCATGCTGGAGGCAGCCCTGGGCCTGGAGCGGGCTCACATGGGCATGTTCACCGAGCTGGCCATCCTCTACTCCAAGTTCAAACCCCAGAAGATGAGGGAGCATCTGGAGCTCTTCTGGTCCAGAGTCAACATTCCAAAG GTCCTGAGGGCTGCAGAGCAGGCCCACCTGTGGGCGGAGCTGGTCTTCCTCTATGACAAGTATGAGGAGTTTGACAATGCCATCATCACCATGATGAGCCACCCCTCCGATGCCTGGAAGGAAGGACAGTTCAAAGACATCGTCACCAAG GTGGCCAATGTGGAGTTATACTACAAGGCTATCCAGTTCTACCTGGAGTTCAAACCATTGTTACTGAACGACCTGCTCATAGTGTTATCACCACGACTCGACCACACCCGCGCTGTCAACTTCTTCATGAAG ACCAAGCAGCTGTCACTGGTCAAGCCATACCTGCGGTCAGTGCAGAACCACAACAACAAAGGTGTCAACGAAGCACTTAACAACCTCTTCATCACAGAGGAAGACTATGCG GCCCTGCGTGCCTCCATCGATGCCTACGACAATTTTGACAACATCACCCTGGCCCAGGGCCTGGAGAAGCACGAGCTGATTGAGTTCAGGAGGATCGCTGCCTACCTCTTCAAAGGCAACAACCGCTGGAAGCAGAGCGTGGAACTCTGCAAGAAGGACAAACTCTACAAG GATGCCATGCAGTATGCGTCTGAGTCAAAAGACGTGGAGCTGGCTGAGGAGTTGTTGGCCTGGTTCCTGGAGGAGGATAAGAAGGAGTGCTTTGCCGCCTGCCTCTTCACCTGCTACGACCTGCTGAGGCCTGACGTGGTGCTGGAGACGGCCTGGAGGCACAACATCATGGACTTCTCCATGCCCTACTTCATCCAGGTCATGAGGGAGTACCTCTCCAAG
- the LOC110504016 gene encoding clathrin heavy chain 1 isoform X1, which produces MAQILPIRFQEHLQLQNLGINPANIGFSTLTMESDKFICIREKVGEQAQVVIIDMADPNTPIRRPISADSAIMNPASKVIALKDAAKTLQIFNIEMKSKMKAHTMTDDVTFWKWISLNTVALVTDNAVYHWSMEGDSQPAKVFDRHSSLAGCQIINYRTDAKQKWLLLIGISAQQNRVVGAMQLYSVDRKVSQPIEGHAAGFAQFKMEGNTEESTLFCFAVRGQAGGKLHIIEVGTPPTGNQPFPKKAVDVFFPPEAQNDFPVAMQISSKQDVVFLITKYGYIHLYDLETGTCIYMNRISGETIFVTAPHEPTAGIIGVNRKGQVLSVCVEEENIIPYITNVLQNPDLALRMAVRNNLAGAEELFARKFNTLFAAGNYSEAAKVAANAPKGILRTPDTIRKFQSVPAQPGQTSPLLQYFGILLDQGQLNKFESLELCRPVLQQGRKQLLEKWLKEDKLECSEELGDLVKSVDPTLALSVYLRANVPNKVIQCFAETGQFQKIVLYAKKVGYTPDWMFLLRNVMRISPEQGLQFSQMLVQDEEPLADITQIVDVFMEYNLIQQCTSFLLDALKNNRPAEGPLQTRLLEMNLVHAPQVADAILGNQMFTHYDRAHVAQLCEKAGLLQRALEHYTDLYDIKRAVVHTHLLNPEWLVNFFGSLSVEDSLECLRAMLSANIRQNLQICVQVASKYHEQLSTNSLTELFESFKSFEGLFYFLGSIVNFSQDPEVHFKYIQAACKTGQIKEVERICRESNCYDPERVKNFLKEAKLTDQLPLIIVCDRFDFVHDLVLYLYRNTLQKYIEIYVQKVNPSRLPVVIGGLLDVDCAEDVIKNLILVVKGQFSTDELVAEVEKRNRLKLLLPWLEARIHDGCEEPATHNALAKIYIDSNNNPERFLRENTFYDSRVVGKYCEKRDPHLACVAYERGQCDQELINVCNENSLFKSLSRYLVRRKDPELWASVLLETNPFRRPLIDQVVQTALSETQDPEEVSVTVKAFMTADLPNELIELLEKIVLDNSVFSEHRNLQNLLILTAIKADRTRVMEYINRLDNYDAPDIANIAISNELFEEAFAIFRKFDVNTSAVQVLIEHIGNLDRAYEFAERCNEPPVWSQLAKAQLQKGLVKEAIDSYIKADDPSAYMEVGQAAAQSGNWEDLVKFLQMARKKSRESYVETELIFALAKTNRLAELEEFINGPNNAHIQQVGDRCYDERMYDAAKLLYNNVSNFGRLASTLVHLGEYQAAVDGARKANSTRTWKEVCFACVDGKEFRLAQMCGLHIVVHADELEELINYYQDRAYFEELITMLEAALGLERAHMGMFTELAILYSKFKPQKMREHLELFWSRVNIPKVLRAAEQAHLWAELVFLYDKYEEFDNAIITMMSHPSDAWKEGQFKDIVTKVANVELYYKAIQFYLEFKPLLLNDLLIVLSPRLDHTRAVNFFMKTKQLSLVKPYLRSVQNHNNKGVNEALNNLFITEEDYAALRASIDAYDNFDNITLAQGLEKHELIEFRRIAAYLFKGNNRWKQSVELCKKDKLYKDAMQYASESKDVELAEELLAWFLEEDKKECFAACLFTCYDLLRPDVVLETAWRHNIMDFSMPYFIQVMREYLSKVDAIKEKVDKLDASESLRKQEEQNTESQPIVYGTPQLMLTSGPGQAVPPQPGYGGYGYPAAPAGYGQPPQPGFGYGM; this is translated from the exons ATGGCACAAATACTACCTATCCGATTCCAGGAGCACTTGCAG CTCCAGAACCTGGGGATCAACCCAGCTAACATTGGATTCAGCACCCTGACTATGGAGTCTGATAAGTTCATCTGTataagagagaaggtgggcgagcAGGCACAGGTGGTCATCATTGATATGGCCGACCCCAACACTCCCATCCGTAGACCCATCTCTGCAGATAGCGCCATCATGAACCCTGCTAGCAAAGTTATTGCCCTCAAAG ACG CTGCAAAAACCCTCCAGATTTTCAACATTGAGATGAAGAGCAAGATGAAGGCTCACACCATGACTGATGATGTCACTTTCTGGAAGTGGATCTCCCTCAACACTGTAGCACTTGTCACAGACAATGCTGTCTACCATTGGAGCATGGAGGGAGACTCCCAGCCAGCCAAAGTCTTTGACCGACACTCCAGCCTTGCAGGCTGTCAAATCATCAACTACCGCACCGACGCCAAACAGAAATGGCTGCTTCTCATTGGGATTTCAGCACAG CAAAACCGTGTGGTGGGAGCCATGCAGCTGTACTCTGTGGACAGGAAGGTGTCCCAGCCCATTGAGGGCCACGCCGCAGGCTTTGCCCAGTTCAAAATGGAGGGCAACACAGAGGAATCCACACTGTTCTGCTTCGCTGTCCGAGGGCAAGCTGGAGGAAAG TTACACATAATTGAAGTGGGGACCCCACCAACAGGCAATCAGCCATTTCCAAAGAAGGCAGTGGATGTGTTCTTCCCTCCTGAGGCCCAGAATGACTTCCCTGTAGCTATGCAG atcAGCTCTAAGCAGGATGTTGTCTTTCTCATCACCAAATATGGCTACATCCACCTGTATGACCTGGAGACTGGCACCTGTATTTACATGAACAGGATCAGCGGGGAGACCATCTTTGTTACAGCCCCACATGAACCAACCGCTGGCATCATTGGAGTCAACAGGAAAGGACAG gtgttgtctgtgtgtgtggaggaggagaacATCATCCCCTACATCACCAACGTGCTCCAGAACCCAGACCTGGCCCTTCGTATGGCTGTGCGCAACAACCTGGCTGGGGCCGAGGAGCTGTTCGCCCGCAAGTTCAACACCCTGTTCGCTGCAGGGAACTACTCTGAGGCTGCCAAGGTGGCCGCCAATGCTCCCAAG GGTATCCTGCGTACCCCAGACACCATCCGTAAATTCCAGAGTGTGCCGGCCCAGCCGGGCCAGACCTCTCCCCTGCTGCAGTACTTTGGCATCCTGCTGGACCAGGGCCAGCTCAACAAGTTTGAGTCCCTGGAGCTGTGCAGGCCCGTCTTACAGCAGGGACGCAAGCAGCTGCTGGAGAAATGGCTGAAAGAGGACAAG CTGGAGTGTTCTGAGGAGCTGGGGGACCTGGTGAAGTCAGTGGATCCCACTCTGGCCCTCAGCGTCTACCTCAGGGCCAACGTGCCCAACAAGGTCATCCAGTGCTTCGCTGAGACCGGACAGTTCCAGAAAATTGTCCTCTATGCCAAAAAG GTGGGCTACACCCCAGACTGGATGTTCCTGCTGAGGAACGTGATGAGAATCAGTCCAGAACAAGGCCTGCAGTTCTCCCAGATGCTGGTGCAGGACGAGGAGCCGCTGGCTGACATCACACAG ATCGTTGACGTGTTTATGGAGTATAACCTGATCCAGCAGTGTACCTCCTTCCTCCTGGATGCCCTGAAGAACAACAGGCCTGCTGAGGGGCCTCTGCAGACACGCCTGCTGGAGATGAATCTGGTCCACGCCCCACAG GTGGCTGATGCCATCCTGGGCAACCAGATGTTCACCCACTACGACCGTGCCCACGTTGCCCAGCTGTGTGAGAAGGCTGGCCTGCTGCAGAGGGCTCTGGAGCATTACACCGACCTGTACGACATCAAACGGGCTGTGGTGCACACACACCTGCTCAACCCTGAG TGGCTGGTGAACTTTTTTGGCTCCCTATCAGTGGAGGACTCTCTGGAGTGTCTTCGGGCCATGCTGTCGGCCAACATCCGTCAGAACCTGCAGATCTGTGTCCAGGTGGCCTCTAAGTACCACGAGCAGCTCTCCACCAACTCCCTCACCGAGCTCTTTGAGTCCTTCAAGAGCTTCGAAG GTCTGTTCTACTTCCTGGGTTCCATCGTTAACTTCAGCCAGGACCCAGAGGTCCACTTCAAGTACATCCAGGCCGCCTGTAAGACGGGACAGATCAAAGAggtggagaggatctgcagagagagcAACTGCTACGACCCCGAACGAGTCAAGAACTTCCTCAAG GAAGCTAAGCTGACTGATCAGCTCCCCCTGATCATCGTGTGTGACCGCTTCGACTTTGTCCACGACCTGGTCCTCTACTTGTACCGCAACACCCTGCAGAAATACATTGAGATCTATGTGCAGAAG GTGAACCCCAGCCGTCTGCCGGTGGTGATTGGAGGGCTGCTGGATGTGGACTGTGCTGAGGATGTGATTAAGAACCTGATcctggtggtgaaaggacagttctCCACTGATGAACTGGTGGCTGAGGTGGAGAAGAGGAACAG ACTGAAACTGCTCCTACCCTGGCTGGAGGCCCGTATCCACGATGGCTGTGAGGAGCCAGCTACCCACAATGCCCTGGCCAAGATCTACATCGACAGCAACAACAACCCAGAGCGCTTCCTGCGTGAGAACACCTTCTACGACAGCCGCGTGGTGGGCAAGTACTGTGAGAAGAGGGACCCCCACCTGGCTTGCGTGGCCTACGAGAGAGGACAGTGTGATCAGGAGCTCATTAAT GTGTGCAATGAGAACTCCCTGTTCAAGAGTCTGTCTCGCTACCTGGTTCGCCGTAAAGACCCTGAGCTGTGGGCCAGTGTGCTGCTGGAGACTAACCCATTCAGAAGACCCCTCATCGACCAG GTTGTTCAGACTGCCCTGTCTGAGACCCAGGACCCAGAGGAGGTTTCAGTCACAGTCAAGGCCTTCATGACTGCAGACCTCCCCAACGAACTCATTGAGCTGCTGGAGAAGATCGTTCTGGATAACTCAGTCTTCAGTGAACACAG AAACCTTCAGAACCTGCTGATTCTAACAGCCATCAAGGCAGACCGTACCCGTGTGATGGAGTACATCAACCGCCTGGACAACTACGACGCCCCTGACATCGCAAACATCGCCATCAGCAACGAGCTCTTTGAGGAGGCATTCGCCATCTTCAGGAAGTTTGACGTCAACACCTCTGCCGTGCAG GTTCTGATTGAGCACATTGGGAACCTGGACCGGGCCTATGAGTTTGCTGAGCGCTGCAATGAGCCTCCAGTGTGGAGCCAGCTGGCCAAGGCTCAGCTCCAGAAGGGTCTGGTGAAGGAGGCCATCGACTCCTACATCAAGGCTGACGACCCCTCTGCCTACATGGAGGTGGGCCAAGCTGCAGCCCAGAGCG GTAACTGGGAGGACCTAGTGAAGTTCCTTCAGATGGCCCGTAAGAAGTCCCGTGAGTCCTACGTGGAGACCGAGCTCATCTTCGCCCTGGCCAAGACCAACCGCCTGGCTGAACTGGAGGAGTTCATCAATGGACCCAACAACGCCCACATCCAACAG GTGGGTGACAGGTGTTATGATGAGAGGATGTATGATGCGGCTAAGCTGCTCTACAACAATGTGTCCAACTTCGGGCGGCTAGCGTCCACCCTGGTCCACCTGGGAGAGTATCAGGCCGCCGTGGACGGAGCCCGCAAGGCCAACAGCACCCGCACCTGGAAAGAGGTGTGCTTTGCCTGTGTGGATGGGAAAGAGTTCCGCCTGGCCCAGATGTGTGGCCTGCACATCGTTGTCCATGCTGATGAACTGGAGGAGCTCATCAATTACTACCAG GACCGTGCTTACTTTGAGGAGCTGATCACCATGCTGGAGGCAGCCCTGGGCCTGGAGCGGGCTCACATGGGCATGTTCACCGAGCTGGCCATCCTCTACTCCAAGTTCAAACCCCAGAAGATGAGGGAGCATCTGGAGCTCTTCTGGTCCAGAGTCAACATTCCAAAG GTCCTGAGGGCTGCAGAGCAGGCCCACCTGTGGGCGGAGCTGGTCTTCCTCTATGACAAGTATGAGGAGTTTGACAATGCCATCATCACCATGATGAGCCACCCCTCCGATGCCTGGAAGGAAGGACAGTTCAAAGACATCGTCACCAAG GTGGCCAATGTGGAGTTATACTACAAGGCTATCCAGTTCTACCTGGAGTTCAAACCATTGTTACTGAACGACCTGCTCATAGTGTTATCACCACGACTCGACCACACCCGCGCTGTCAACTTCTTCATGAAG ACCAAGCAGCTGTCACTGGTCAAGCCATACCTGCGGTCAGTGCAGAACCACAACAACAAAGGTGTCAACGAAGCACTTAACAACCTCTTCATCACAGAGGAAGACTATGCG GCCCTGCGTGCCTCCATCGATGCCTACGACAATTTTGACAACATCACCCTGGCCCAGGGCCTGGAGAAGCACGAGCTGATTGAGTTCAGGAGGATCGCTGCCTACCTCTTCAAAGGCAACAACCGCTGGAAGCAGAGCGTGGAACTCTGCAAGAAGGACAAACTCTACAAG GATGCCATGCAGTATGCGTCTGAGTCAAAAGACGTGGAGCTGGCTGAGGAGTTGTTGGCCTGGTTCCTGGAGGAGGATAAGAAGGAGTGCTTTGCCGCCTGCCTCTTCACCTGCTACGACCTGCTGAGGCCTGACGTGGTGCTGGAGACGGCCTGGAGGCACAACATCATGGACTTCTCCATGCCCTACTTCATCCAGGTCATGAGGGAGTACCTCTCCAAG